The Staphylococcus sp. KG4-3 genome has a window encoding:
- a CDS encoding DedA family protein, translating into MEQWITHFMEQHGYLGIGLLILLENIFPPIPSEIILTFGGFMTTKSDLGFIGVTITSTLGSVIGAIVLYGIGAWIGERNLYRFVNRYGKFLRVKIKDIDRTINWFEKYGYWTIFFCRFVPLLRSLISIPAGLTRMNIPLFILFTTLGTLIWNIVLIYLGQAVGGNWHAIVYYMNIYSKIIYFILIVLVIFIIWKWIKRQKTHK; encoded by the coding sequence ATGGAACAGTGGATAACGCATTTTATGGAGCAACATGGCTATTTAGGTATAGGATTATTAATCTTATTGGAAAATATATTTCCACCAATACCATCTGAAATCATTTTAACTTTTGGTGGTTTTATGACAACTAAGTCTGATTTAGGCTTTATTGGCGTGACAATCACTTCAACGCTTGGTTCTGTTATTGGGGCTATTGTTCTCTATGGTATTGGTGCCTGGATCGGCGAGCGGAACTTATATCGCTTTGTAAACCGTTATGGGAAATTTTTACGTGTGAAAATCAAAGATATAGATAGAACAATTAATTGGTTTGAAAAGTATGGATATTGGACAATTTTCTTTTGTCGTTTTGTGCCACTGTTAAGAAGTTTAATCTCCATCCCAGCTGGTTTAACTCGAATGAATATACCTTTGTTTATTTTGTTTACTACGCTTGGTACCTTAATTTGGAATATCGTACTGATTTATTTAGGACAAGCAGTGGGCGGAAATTGGCATGCAATTGTTTACTACATGAATATCTATTCTAAAATTATTTATTTCATTTTAATTGTTTTAGTCATTTTTATAATTTGGAAATGGATTAAAAGGCAAAAAACACATAAGTAA
- the mdh gene encoding malate dehydrogenase, which translates to MTKQKVSIIGGGNTGATLAFIVAQQELADVVLIDRPTNEGQVKGKALDILESSPVYGFDINVKGSVDYTDTKNSDVVVITAGVPRKPGMSRDDLVQVNEAVMHDVTKEIVKYSPDCKIIVLTNPVDAMTYSVLKASGFPKERVIGQSGVLDTSRYLTFIAEALKVSIKDIKGLVLGGHGDTMVPLVDSTNVNGVPLHKLLDAQQIETIVERTRKGGAEIVELLGNGSAYYAPASAVYSMIEAILKDQHRLLPSIALLEGEYQFTDICLGVPTILSSNGIESIVDLNLSNDEYEQLKVSAESVQEVKQALKL; encoded by the coding sequence ATGACAAAACAAAAAGTTTCTATTATAGGTGGCGGCAATACGGGTGCAACATTGGCTTTTATTGTTGCTCAACAAGAGTTGGCTGACGTTGTACTGATTGACCGTCCAACAAATGAAGGCCAAGTTAAAGGTAAAGCACTAGATATTTTAGAAAGTAGTCCAGTCTATGGCTTTGATATAAATGTAAAAGGGTCCGTTGACTATACTGATACAAAAAATTCAGATGTTGTAGTGATTACAGCAGGTGTGCCACGTAAACCTGGGATGAGTAGAGACGATTTAGTACAGGTTAATGAGGCGGTTATGCATGATGTTACAAAAGAAATCGTAAAATATTCACCTGATTGTAAGATTATCGTACTTACGAATCCTGTAGATGCTATGACGTATTCAGTATTGAAAGCTTCTGGATTTCCAAAAGAGCGAGTAATAGGACAATCCGGTGTATTAGATACATCAAGATATCTAACGTTTATTGCTGAAGCCTTAAAAGTTTCTATTAAAGATATTAAAGGTTTAGTATTAGGTGGTCATGGCGATACGATGGTTCCGTTAGTAGATTCAACTAATGTTAATGGAGTACCACTTCATAAACTACTTGATGCACAACAAATTGAGACAATTGTTGAACGTACACGTAAGGGCGGTGCAGAAATCGTAGAATTACTGGGAAATGGCTCAGCTTATTATGCTCCAGCTTCAGCAGTATACAGTATGATTGAAGCTATATTGAAAGACCAACATAGATTACTGCCTAGTATTGCACTACTAGAAGGGGAATATCAATTTACAGATATATGCTTAGGGGTTCCAACAATTTTAAGTTCAAATGGTATTGAAAGTATTGTAGATTTAAATTTATCTAATGATGAATATGAGCAATTAAAAGTTTCTGCAGAGTCGGTTCAAGAAGTTAAACAAGCATTAAAGCTTTAA
- a CDS encoding aldo/keto reductase family oxidoreductase, with protein MNKVKINQYVSFSNVIQGFWRAKDWNWTPQQLNRYLNELVERGITTMDHADIYGSYSCESIFGEALKLSPQLRDQIEIVTKCGIVLPSSPLHETSGHRYDHSKEHIVQSVDRSLQNLQVEQLDSLLIHRPSPLMDPNEVTEAIKALVKQGKVKSFGVSNFNKSEYDLLSKCLVCDKLHITLNQLEVSPYTLDAIENGIINHMYKDDVKIMSWSPMAGGKLFDLEDEKSARIMAVVSPLAQKYNVTLNGIVMAWLNKHPASLMPVLGTHKIERIDEAINGLKVSLTDQEWFDIYTASLGHDIP; from the coding sequence ATGAATAAAGTGAAAATTAATCAATACGTTTCTTTTTCGAATGTAATACAAGGGTTTTGGAGAGCGAAAGACTGGAACTGGACACCTCAACAATTAAATAGATATTTGAATGAATTGGTTGAAAGAGGTATTACAACTATGGATCATGCTGATATTTATGGCTCATACAGTTGTGAAAGTATCTTTGGTGAAGCGCTAAAATTATCACCACAACTTCGTGATCAAATTGAAATTGTAACTAAATGTGGTATTGTATTGCCATCAAGTCCACTTCATGAAACAAGTGGCCATCGCTATGATCATAGTAAAGAGCATATTGTTCAATCTGTTGATCGTTCGTTACAAAACTTACAAGTTGAGCAACTAGACTCTCTGCTCATTCATAGACCATCACCTTTAATGGACCCTAACGAAGTGACTGAAGCAATAAAAGCATTGGTTAAACAAGGAAAAGTTAAGTCATTTGGTGTTTCAAACTTCAATAAATCTGAATATGATTTACTAAGCAAATGTTTAGTTTGTGATAAATTGCATATCACTTTAAATCAACTGGAAGTGTCGCCATATACTTTAGACGCTATTGAAAATGGTATCATTAATCATATGTATAAAGATGATGTTAAAATTATGTCGTGGAGCCCTATGGCAGGTGGTAAATTATTCGATTTAGAAGACGAAAAATCTGCTAGAATCATGGCAGTTGTTTCTCCTTTAGCACAAAAATATAATGTAACCTTGAATGGTATCGTTATGGCATGGTTAAATAAACATCCTGCATCACTAATGCCAGTGCTAGGCACACACAAAATCGAACGTATTGATGAAGCGATTAATGGCTTGAAGGTGTCACTTACAGATCAAGAATGGTTTGATATTTATACGGCTTCTTTAGGTCATGACATCCCGTAG
- a CDS encoding DUF1361 domain-containing protein, producing the protein MQARYIARSIFLILILVSIFFNNYFQFMTLNLFLAYVPFELCLLLNLFKPKYKYEWPLFIIFTLIFVLMVPNTLYMITDLIHLNQFNFNFYQGLVISEWAYFAFLVSGVLLAIYLLILMFLEMEQFTQHLWLNRLIIVVMMFLNGLGIFIGRFLRLHSVYLIHEPLHIFNEVSSSLNTDTLRFILLLIALQVIIFLFAKGVRSVK; encoded by the coding sequence ATGCAAGCGCGTTATATCGCTAGAAGCATTTTCCTTATATTGATATTAGTTTCAATATTTTTCAATAATTATTTCCAATTTATGACGCTTAATCTATTTCTAGCGTATGTGCCGTTTGAACTATGCTTACTGTTAAATCTATTTAAACCAAAATACAAATATGAGTGGCCACTATTCATTATTTTCACACTTATTTTTGTCTTGATGGTGCCAAATACTTTGTATATGATTACTGACTTAATACATTTAAATCAGTTTAATTTCAATTTCTATCAAGGTTTAGTAATTAGTGAATGGGCGTATTTTGCATTCCTTGTATCTGGCGTATTACTAGCTATTTACCTATTAATTCTAATGTTTTTAGAAATGGAACAATTCACGCAACATCTCTGGCTCAATAGATTAATTATTGTAGTTATGATGTTCTTAAATGGTCTCGGTATATTTATTGGACGCTTCTTACGTCTACATTCAGTTTATCTTATTCATGAACCGCTTCATATTTTTAATGAAGTATCTTCGAGTTTAAATACTGATACGTTACGTTTTATTTTATTACTTATTGCATTACAAGTGATTATCTTCCTATTTGCGAAAGGAGTGCGTAGCGTAAAATGA
- a CDS encoding GTP-binding protein, whose amino-acid sequence MKNIKQPKIAITVVTGFLGSGKTTFLSNYVKYLLNKNENPSIIVNEYGNIDVDSNALSHDIEVASILNGCICCDLQRDLIKQLKHFINKSAMHHIIIEATGIAHPIEIIAACQDPEIVEHLATPVVIGLADAPRFLNRAQCTDSTIQLMEEQLKVSHAIVINKMDLLKSVEYDKIKEIEKINPQALKFYTSYADLNMDNLILTTDDSMSHLGQPMHHHGIKSLQYQFTGPIDRQLFYQFILRLPDNVLRLKGYVKFHDTPNDIYEFQYAFGLPDYEVIDTAMPLTIVIIGEQIDENQLRNKLDMLQFT is encoded by the coding sequence TTGAAAAATATTAAACAGCCTAAAATCGCTATTACCGTAGTAACAGGTTTTTTAGGTAGTGGGAAAACAACTTTTCTCAGTAATTATGTAAAATATTTACTAAATAAAAATGAAAACCCAAGTATCATCGTAAATGAATACGGCAATATAGATGTAGATAGCAATGCATTAAGCCATGATATAGAGGTTGCATCGATATTAAATGGTTGCATATGTTGTGACTTGCAACGGGATTTAATAAAACAATTAAAACATTTTATTAACAAAAGTGCAATGCACCATATTATAATTGAGGCTACGGGTATCGCACACCCAATTGAAATTATTGCGGCTTGCCAAGATCCTGAAATCGTTGAACACCTTGCCACACCAGTAGTTATAGGCTTAGCAGACGCACCGAGATTTTTGAATAGAGCCCAATGTACTGATAGTACAATACAATTAATGGAAGAACAATTAAAAGTAAGTCATGCAATTGTAATCAATAAAATGGATTTGTTGAAAAGCGTTGAGTACGATAAGATAAAAGAAATTGAAAAAATTAACCCACAAGCACTGAAATTTTATACATCATATGCTGATTTAAATATGGATAATTTAATTTTAACAACAGATGATAGTATGTCACATTTAGGTCAGCCAATGCATCATCATGGAATTAAGAGCTTACAGTATCAATTTACTGGGCCAATTGATCGTCAATTATTCTATCAGTTTATTTTACGGCTACCTGATAATGTTCTAAGATTAAAGGGATACGTCAAGTTTCACGATACGCCAAATGATATATATGAATTTCAATATGCATTTGGTTTGCCAGATTATGAAGTCATCGACACAGCGATGCCGTTAACAATTGTAATTATTGGTGAACAAATAGATGAAAACCAACTGCGCAATAAATTGGATATGCTACAGTTCACTTGA
- the norA gene encoding multidrug efflux MFS transporter NorA has translation MKKQFIILYFNIFLVFLGIGLVVPVLPVYLKDLGLKGSDLGILVAVFALAQMIISPFGGTLADKLGKKLIICIGLGLFAISEFLFAASHTFSLLIVSRILGGFSAGMVMPGVTGMIADISSGRDKAKNFGYMSAIINSGFILGPGLGGLLAEVSHRLPFYVAGFSGCLALILSIILIKNPKHETQDGFTKYQPELLTKIDWKVFLTPIILTLVLAFGLSSFETLFPLYTADKAQYSPIDISFAITGGGILGAVFQVFFFDKFMNYFKELTFITYSLLYSAIILLALTFVHSYWSIMLISFIVFIGFDMIRPAITNYFSNIAGNRQGFAGGLNSTFTSMGNFIGPLVAGTLYDINFEFPLYMSIFVMVLGMLVIFIESQLRSRFRKT, from the coding sequence GTGAAGAAGCAGTTTATTATTTTATATTTTAATATTTTTCTTGTCTTTTTAGGTATTGGTTTAGTCGTTCCTGTGCTCCCTGTTTATTTAAAAGATTTAGGTTTAAAAGGTAGCGATTTAGGCATACTGGTAGCTGTATTTGCTTTAGCCCAAATGATTATCTCACCATTTGGCGGTACACTCGCAGATAAATTAGGTAAAAAGTTAATCATCTGTATTGGCTTAGGCCTATTTGCGATTTCAGAATTCTTATTTGCTGCAAGTCATACGTTCTCACTTCTGATTGTTTCTAGAATACTTGGTGGGTTTAGTGCAGGTATGGTTATGCCAGGTGTCACAGGCATGATCGCAGATATCTCATCAGGTAGAGATAAAGCTAAAAATTTTGGATACATGTCAGCAATAATTAATTCTGGATTTATTTTAGGGCCAGGGCTTGGTGGTTTATTAGCAGAAGTTTCACATAGATTACCATTCTATGTAGCGGGTTTTAGTGGCTGTTTAGCCTTGATACTTTCAATTATACTTATTAAAAATCCGAAACATGAAACGCAAGATGGATTTACCAAATATCAACCTGAGTTGCTAACAAAAATTGATTGGAAAGTCTTTCTTACGCCAATCATTTTAACCTTAGTACTAGCTTTCGGGTTGTCTTCATTTGAAACACTGTTCCCACTTTATACTGCAGACAAAGCACAATATTCTCCTATTGATATCTCGTTTGCTATCACAGGTGGCGGTATTTTGGGTGCAGTATTCCAAGTATTCTTCTTTGATAAGTTTATGAACTATTTTAAAGAATTAACGTTTATTACTTATTCATTGCTATATTCAGCAATTATTCTATTAGCATTAACTTTTGTTCACAGCTATTGGTCAATTATGTTAATTAGTTTTATTGTTTTTATTGGCTTTGATATGATTCGCCCAGCTATTACAAACTATTTCTCGAATATAGCAGGTAATAGACAAGGTTTCGCAGGTGGATTAAATTCTACGTTTACTAGTATGGGGAATTTTATCGGTCCATTAGTTGCAGGTACATTATATGATATTAATTTTGAATTTCCATTATACATGTCGATATTCGTCATGGTTTTAGGTATGCTGGTCATCTTTATAGAGAGCCAGTTGAGATCACGTTTTAGAAAAACATAA
- the galU gene encoding UTP--glucose-1-phosphate uridylyltransferase GalU, with protein MRKIKKAIIPAAGLGTRFLPATKAMPKEMLPILDKPTIQYIVEEAARAGIEDIIIVTGKHKRAIEDHFDNQKELEMILEEKDKQELLEKVKYSTELANIFYVRQKEQKGLGHAIYSARQFIGTEPFAVLLGDDIVESDTPAIKQLMNAYEETGKSVIGVQEVEENLTHRYGIIDPMEKSGRKYEVAKFVEKPKQGTAPSNLAIMGRYVLTADIFDYLATQGKGAGGEIQLTDAIERLNTDDQVYAYDFEGERYDVGEKLGFVKTTIEYALKDESMRDELVDFIKSLKID; from the coding sequence TTGAGAAAAATAAAGAAAGCAATCATACCAGCTGCTGGTTTGGGTACGAGGTTTTTGCCGGCTACGAAAGCTATGCCGAAAGAAATGTTGCCGATCTTAGATAAACCTACAATTCAATATATAGTTGAAGAAGCGGCTCGTGCGGGTATTGAAGATATCATTATCGTAACAGGTAAACATAAAAGAGCTATCGAAGATCATTTTGATAATCAGAAAGAATTGGAAATGATTTTAGAAGAAAAAGATAAGCAAGAGTTACTTGAAAAAGTAAAATACTCTACAGAGCTTGCTAATATATTTTATGTTAGACAAAAAGAGCAAAAAGGATTAGGACATGCAATATATTCCGCACGTCAATTTATAGGCACTGAACCTTTTGCAGTATTATTAGGTGATGATATAGTCGAATCTGACACGCCAGCGATTAAACAATTGATGAATGCATACGAAGAAACTGGGAAATCAGTGATTGGTGTCCAAGAAGTTGAAGAAAACTTAACGCATAGATATGGCATTATCGATCCAATGGAAAAGTCAGGTAGAAAATACGAGGTGGCGAAATTTGTTGAAAAGCCAAAACAAGGCACAGCACCTTCTAATTTAGCAATCATGGGACGTTATGTATTGACTGCAGATATCTTTGATTACTTAGCAACGCAAGGTAAAGGCGCAGGGGGTGAAATCCAACTTACAGATGCAATTGAACGTTTAAACACTGACGATCAAGTCTATGCTTATGATTTTGAAGGTGAACGTTATGATGTAGGGGAAAAATTAGGATTTGTGAAAACTACGATTGAGTATGCTTTGAAAGATGAATCGATGCGTGATGAATTAGTTGATTTTATTAAAAGTTTGAAAATAGATTGA
- a CDS encoding PPC domain-containing DNA-binding protein, whose amino-acid sequence MIYQVDGKTIVLVLEQGEDIVSAVTDIATEQGGQFGTVSGIGACASAELNFYNLETKTYEKKTIDEPLELISLMGNISHIDEKPFAHLHATFGTNQYDTLSGHLTKAVVSATAEIVITMTNLDINRKYNETIGLNLLDL is encoded by the coding sequence ATGATTTATCAAGTAGATGGTAAGACGATTGTTTTAGTATTAGAACAAGGTGAAGACATTGTATCTGCAGTAACAGATATTGCAACAGAACAAGGTGGACAATTTGGCACAGTTAGTGGCATCGGTGCATGTGCTAGCGCAGAACTTAACTTCTATAATTTAGAAACCAAAACTTATGAAAAGAAAACCATTGATGAACCTTTAGAGCTCATCAGTTTAATGGGTAATATCTCTCATATTGACGAAAAGCCATTTGCGCATTTACATGCCACATTCGGAACTAACCAATATGACACATTGAGCGGACATTTAACTAAAGCCGTCGTTTCTGCTACAGCAGAAATTGTAATCACAATGACAAATTTAGATATAAACCGCAAATACAATGAAACAATTGGGTTAAACCTGTTAGATTTATAA